The Thermobifida halotolerans sequence CTCCACCGGACTCAGCCAGTCCAGCGTCGCGCCGCCGCAGATCAGCGGGACCAGATACACCGCCCGCCACCACTGGTAGGCGCCCACGACCACCGAGTCGGCGGACTCCTGCGCCCCCGCGACCTGCCGCAGCCGCGCCACCTGCTCGGGGGTGAGCACCAACGTCTGGTCGGGCCGCGAACCGTCGGAGCGGCGGCTGCGCGCCACACCCGAACGCAGGTCCACGAACAGGTCGGTGTCGGCGGCGGCGTGCAGCTCGTCCCAGAGCCGCTCGATCTCGGCCAGCAGCTCCGCGCGGTCGGTGATCCCCCGCTCCCTGGTGAACGTCCGGCGGTAGCGCCACCGCAGCTGGGGCCGCACCACCACGTCCCACGGCTCGGCCAGTGCCACCCGGAACGGCGCGGCCACCGCCGCCGCCCACCGTTCGGTGCTCAGCGCAGCGTCGGGATTCCCGGTGCGCAGCGCGGGAGCCTCGCGGGCGCCCACGACCAGTTCGGCGAACGTCCCCGCGACCAGGGCGGCCACGGGCAGCAGCGCCCATCCGGGCAGCCCGGAGACGACGAGCACCACGGCGAGCAGCGCCAGGGGAGCCATCAGCCACGGCAGGCGGCGCCTGGACGCCCACGACACCACGGCCCACGCGCCGATCGCCAACGCGCCCACGATCCCGGCCACCGCGGTGAACACCCGTCACTCCCTTCCCCGCCGTCCGCGGCAGGACACAGAGAAAACCCGACGCTTCCAGGATCGATGACCGTGACCAGCGACGGAAACCAAAGCGGCATGTTGTACTCAGGTTGTGGCCGTGATGTGACCCGCTATGCCCCGGAGCGTCCAGAAAAGCGCAGGTAACAGCACTGATCAGTGCTTGGGTCCGACGAAGGAGTCGAGGAGCGCCACGGATTTCCGCTCGGCCACGGAGAGGATTCC is a genomic window containing:
- a CDS encoding DUF1266 domain-containing protein, giving the protein MFTAVAGIVGALAIGAWAVVSWASRRRLPWLMAPLALLAVVLVVSGLPGWALLPVAALVAGTFAELVVGAREAPALRTGNPDAALSTERWAAAVAAPFRVALAEPWDVVVRPQLRWRYRRTFTRERGITDRAELLAEIERLWDELHAAADTDLFVDLRSGVARSRRSDGSRPDQTLVLTPEQVARLRQVAGAQESADSVVVGAYQWWRAVYLVPLICGGATLDWLSPVETQRLLRRVASDLQRRFGGWSQLSAAFHAGFLLERGGPSTVGADRMWTALGLLTTDPASPWRLLPWDMPLERVPAGDRGEARR